Below is a genomic region from Citrobacter tructae.
AGAGTTGGGGCGTGATGATTAAGAGTGAATTTAGTACAAGATTAGCCGAGTTACTCGCGAGAACGGGTGATTCGATGCGCGATCTTGCCCAAAAAAGTGGGATACCTTACTCCACAATCCGCGGATACATTGCTGGGGACTCGCTCCCTACTGGGATTGAACAATTACATAAGATTGCTCGTGTTACAGGTGTGCAGCCTGCTTGGCTTTTGGGTGGGGATGTTGAGCCTTCCACGCGCGATATGCGAGTTACAAAAGAATTAAAACTATTAGTGACTTTGGCGGAACATCTCTCTGATGTGCAGAGGGGGATTCTCCTTAAACAAACCCTCGCGGCATTAA
It encodes:
- a CDS encoding helix-turn-helix domain-containing protein, which encodes MRDLAQKSGIPYSTIRGYIAGDSLPTGIEQLHKIARVTGVQPAWLLGGDVEPSTRDMRVTKELKLLVTLAEHLSDVQRGILLKQTLAALIDETDCVERDQEHTKLLSPSIIELALKLDQLSDDKRKFLFDFLDKDKK